Part of the Capsicum annuum cultivar UCD-10X-F1 chromosome 12, UCD10Xv1.1, whole genome shotgun sequence genome is shown below.
ATTTAAGTGTTTGTTTGAGAttacttatttttcaaataaaagtacttattttgagaaaaaaaacttttcttttaaaagaagagTATTTGATAAACATGCAaaagtacttttaaaaaaaaacaaaagtaatttttctacttctaaaaaaatgcagaaaatttctgcttttcaaaaaagcagaagcagaagaaaaaaattacctttttaatgactaaaatatctctctctctctcacacacaaatatatacatgtgtgtgttaacatatcttataagtatgattaaagtttgattttgatatcataattctttattttatttatgatttatatattattattttattttcactcattttatttaaataaatttttaaaaatcatcgaTGATGATTCGAAGaatatataatttgttattttttattattaatgataacaaataACATGAATCATGTTACAAGAATAAATGATATTTAATCAACActtatttctcaaatatttaattttaaataaataattcatgaaaagtgacatatttgttatCATGGAGTTTACATATATGAAAAAGGAGATGAGTCTTCTCGTATACCTTCAGAAATACAAGACAGATCTTCTACTAGTATGGAGGTattacataataaaatcaaggatgaaatcattgagaattttgtgatgtatgaacAACTAATTATTTTTGtggttaattttttcataaataatgatttaatttataaaataattcttatatttatttttgtttgatattttaaagtgATGTTTAAATTATGTAAGTAatatatcattatttatatttttaatatatttatgtatataaatattgattgaaaattttagaatacgtactttttaattaaataaaataacattttaattaaaaatattataatagatatttaaaataatttttctctataaattaattttagtagtaaaagtctattgatacatgttctttttgatcatttgtctaaaaaaaaattatctaaacacAATCTGTTTATTAAAAGTAATGAATTTACCAAATAtaaattacttttttcaaaaatatttttttaaaaagttattttataaacatatttcttAAATAAGCAATTTTGTAACAATAATCCAAATGAACTCTAAGAGTGAAGTTAGCTAGTGTGCTAAAGTTCAccaaaaaaaaacccaaaaaaactaGTGTACTATAAAGTTCCTAACTCAAACCAAAAACGCACATAGTGCTGCTGGTAAGGAAGAGTGAAACCAGGAGCGTGTCAAAATGTGGTTGGATATTTGCAATATCGCACTGTGGAAGTGCAACTACGTTTCAAAGATTCAGAAATAAGGACGATCAAGCACTTAATTCGGCTATTGCTTTTCTGTTTCAGattcacttctttttctttttttgtttcttactattttcttcttaaaaaaaaaataatctacttttttttgtttaatttatttaaaaaatgaatgactctttccttttttttttggcatATTATTTTTTCCCCTTAAATCTTCAAATGGCGAAAAAGACCCCTTTTCTCTCTCACACTGTAAACCCTTAAAAACTCAGTCGAATAGTTCAAGAGGtacacaatttttttcttcttattcgtCTGTTTTCTTTAATTGCACTTTTGTAGTACTATTCTATCTGAATCTATGTTTGTTGTGtgaatcttgatttattcttgcCGTTTTCTTGATTCTGTAGATCCGCCTGCTTAATTTTGTTATTAGGGTTTTATAGTTTCTTTAAATCATCGCTGATTCTGTCTTGGCATATACATAAAGTTGAAAGATTTGCTTCTTTTCTTGTACCCAGATTCCGTAACCATGGATGAACAAGAAGCGTTAACTTCAGTCACTGTGCATGAAGGTGGTGATGGAACCCTCACGGATAATTTGGGAAAGGAGGATGATGAGCCTTATGATGACGGAGATGGTGGGGAGATAATGGTAGAGGTGGTAGGTTCTAATGTGTTTGTTGATGGGGTCTGTGGTGATGGTGGTGAACTGGGGCACGAGGGTTTGGATGAGCATAGAGATTTTCAATTAAGAGATGCTAAAGATTCATCCGGTCAAGAGGATGATGGGAATACCGGAAAAGGGGTTGAAGGGGTACTTGAAGTTGCAGGGTCATCCAGGGATGTCTCCACGGTATCTGGCACTGAGATTGTTCCTGTGATGCCAAGTGTAACAGCCTGTTCTGTTGTAGAGAAAGTCAACTTCAGTGTTAGTGAGGAGGATGTTGTCAGGAGCACTGAATCTGCTGCGCCTGCTGATTTGACTTCACTTGACGTTGTAGCGTCATCCAAGGGTGTTTCTGACCCAGTGGACAATGAGGCTGTTCCCAGGTTGGCGAGTGAAACAGCTGATAGAGTTTTAGAGCAATTCAGCACCAGAATTAGAGAGGAGGAGGCTGAGGGGAATGTTGTTAGGAGCTCTGTATCTGTTGAAGGGAGTGCTGAATTGACATTGCAACGACCGGGTCTTTCTAATGATGGCGTGTGGACTCGTGGAATTGAACCTCTGGTTGGATCTTCTTCATTTGTGTCACAAGGAAGTTTAAATCTTGAAACTGAAGAGGCGAGCAATCTGAGATTGGATTCTTCtgaaaaagatgaaagctcaGTCAGAGAGATAGGTGGCCAGTCTAGTGCAAAAGATATATTTAGTCATGCAAAGGATCAGATATCAGATCATCAATCTGAAGGAGCTGTGTCAGGGGACAGTGGCATGGTACAAAAAACACATTCAGAAGCTGAAACCATGGAAACCGATGCCCATGATCAGAAGAGAGATGCCTCGGGGGACAAGGACGGGAATTCACCCCAGGATAGTCTAATGGTATCAGAAGGACATTCAGAAGTTGAACCCATGGAAACTGATATCCGTGATCAGCAGAGAGATGACTTGGGCAACAAGGATGAGGATTCACATCAGCACAGTAGGTTGGTACAGAAAAAACATTCAGAGGTTGATACCCTGGAAACCGATGTCCATGATAAGGAGACAGTTGGTTTGGGCAACAAGGATGAGAATTCACATCCTGATGTTGAAACCATGGAAACTGATGTTTATGATCAAGATGGTGGGTTGCCTAACAAGGATAAGAATAACAATTCTAATGCCGTAGTTGAACTCGCGGAGACAATTAACCATGATGATCAGATAATTAACATGTACCATCAGGTTCCTTCATGTCATGAACATGATAATCTTGGTGTAGATGTACTAGTGTCTCGAGATTCTGCTAGCAATTGTGCTGATGAAATGGACTCTTTGAGACCAAACAGTCAAATCCCTGAAGATAAGGGAGGAGATAATAAGGTAGTTAGTGGTGATTCAAGAATATCAGCTGAGCACACCCCAGTTGCTCATGATCACTCCTTAGGTAGCAATGGTAACAAAGTGCAGTCGCACCCTGGGAAGCAAGATCATAGCTTTAAGGATGATTTGGCTGCAGAGAATGGGATTAATGGTTCTTCCTGTGAAAAAATAAACCATCCTGAGGTTCGGGAATTCAAATTTGATAACATGCATGAAGATAAAAGCAATTTTACTTTATGTACACAGGCAAAAACTTCTCATATGGAAACCCAAACTGGCAATCATAAGGAGGTGTCTTTAGTAGATGGTATTGAGGTCTCAAGTTGTAAAGTTCCAATATCCAGTGATAATGGGAGGTTAGGTGGTTCAGACGAGTTGCCAGATGTGCAGCCTAAGGTAGCAGATGGAGATGTTGAAGTTACTCATGATGATTTCCCACTTTCCGTACAGGCTAGTGCTCATGATACTGAAAATCTTGATGAGTTGGAAGTTGAGACAGTTCGTCATGGGACAACTGACACTTTGACTTTTCCCATGAATGATGAAAGTTTGAATATAGTGGAGGTTGATGTCAGGCTGGAAAATGATGCAAGAATTGGACCCTTGGAAACCCCTTGTGAACCAGCTTGCCAAAATGATGGAGCTAGTGTTGAAATGGACGAGGATGGGGATGCCCAACTTCGAACTACCCCAACAAGCTTAAGTTGCGCTGTGGGTAAAAATATTTTGGAAGTTGAAACAAGGGCGTCTCTTGAAACTCTGGTTAGCACAAGTGATGCGAGCACTGGGGATGAAACAAACAAGGTAACACACTTGCTGCCAGAAGGTTTGGATGGTGACATGTTGCTGCAGCATGTTGAGAATGAGAGATTATTGCTTTTTGATAACTATGCTGGAAAAGAAGGCAATCCCTATATGAGTGCAGCATCATCTAACAATGATGTTATGACTGAAGTTCCCGAAGGAACTTCACTAGCATGTCAGGATACTTTGAAAACCTCAGATTCGAATGCTGTTAATGTGAAGTCGCCTTCTTTATTAAAAGAGAATAGCTTTAAGGTTGAGGCTGAACACAAAGTGGAGGCTAAAGACACTGCTCTTGGAGAAGGTCCTGTTCAAGGTGATGATCTTGTTCATGATACAAAAGAAGGTGCTGTTACAGGAATGCATTCAAATATTATCGAAGAATCTGAATCCTCTATGAATCAAGAAGGTGCGGTGGAGCATGTTAATATGCGTGCTTTTGAGATGGATCGTGATGCCGGGAATGCTGCAACTGCCGATAAAATGTTAAATGAAGAGAACAACTCTAACTTAGAGTGTGCTATAAAATCTGAGGCTACTATAAATTCTGGTGTTGATATCCCTCCTCCAGTTAGTGATCaaattgcagaaacttgtatTTCTGATACCATCAATGCCAAGATGA
Proteins encoded:
- the LOC107850389 gene encoding uncharacterized protein LOC107850389; the protein is MDEQEALTSVTVHEGGDGTLTDNLGKEDDEPYDDGDGGEIMVEVVGSNVFVDGVCGDGGELGHEGLDEHRDFQLRDAKDSSGQEDDGNTGKGVEGVLEVAGSSRDVSTVSGTEIVPVMPSVTACSVVEKVNFSVSEEDVVRSTESAAPADLTSLDVVASSKGVSDPVDNEAVPRLASETADRVLEQFSTRIREEEAEGNVVRSSVSVEGSAELTLQRPGLSNDGVWTRGIEPLVGSSSFVSQGSLNLETEEASNLRLDSSEKDESSVREIGGQSSAKDIFSHAKDQISDHQSEGAVSGDSGMVQKTHSEAETMETDAHDQKRDASGDKDGNSPQDSLMVSEGHSEVEPMETDIRDQQRDDLGNKDEDSHQHSRLVQKKHSEVDTLETDVHDKETVGLGNKDENSHPDVETMETDVYDQDGGLPNKDKNNNSNAVVELAETINHDDQIINMYHQVPSCHEHDNLGVDVLVSRDSASNCADEMDSLRPNSQIPEDKGGDNKVVSGDSRISAEHTPVAHDHSLGSNGNKVQSHPGKQDHSFKDDLAAENGINGSSCEKINHPEVREFKFDNMHEDKSNFTLCTQAKTSHMETQTGNHKEVSLVDGIEVSSCKVPISSDNGRLGGSDELPDVQPKVADGDVEVTHDDFPLSVQASAHDTENLDELEVETVRHGTTDTLTFPMNDESLNIVEVDVRLENDARIGPLETPCEPACQNDGASVEMDEDGDAQLRTTPTSLSCAVGKNILEVETRASLETLVSTSDASTGDETNKVTHLLPEGLDGDMLLQHVENERLLLFDNYAGKEGNPYMSAASSNNDVMTEVPEGTSLACQDTLKTSDSNAVNVKSPSLLKENSFKVEAEHKVEAKDTALGEGPVQGDDLVHDTKEGAVTGMHSNIIEESESSMNQEGAVEHVNMRAFEMDRDAGNAATADKMLNEENNSNLECAIKSEATINSGVDIPPPVSDQIAETCISDTINAKMNQINEDESSFKETEGLVFHVHVPEMNVTDEQEKGEVEKLHPGTVQESPEQVKGTEEVASETSHTVMLNEKPVSLLNMHPGYLIPPENEGDYSISDLVWGKVRSHPWWPGQIFDPSDASEKAIKHHKKDSFLVAYFGDRTFAWNDASVLRPFCSHFSQIEKQSNSETFQNAINCALEEVSRRVELGLACSCTPEDSYEEISRQIVENTGIREESSKRYGMDKSTGVASFSPDKLMHYMKALAISPTCRADRLDLTIVRAQLVAFCHFKGYRLPPQFLLSGELLENDAELPHVDYAIADNGHASEHSEQHPSKVSAHKRKHSSKDSSQKKMKERILSELMDNVECAYSPDDEDEKTLTSSKKRKAVDSRTDGLDKKTSVYAAKVSTTVSVSPKPSFRIGECIQRVASQLTRSTTLLKCNSDQSGADVQFQDSPKGKDVIPTELPSSTELLSQLQLVALAPLKRYNFFKTISTFFSGFRKSVAVGQKSRRQNSSVGRPGGSRKRKATQSVAGFAEEFEFDDVNDSYWTDRIVQNCGEEQPLQSSQSGEGEHQLTVHEPEKSNKPGRRSYTRRRKSVADYDITPAVPPEDIEKRKHEPAELILIFAEGGPLPSEMSLNKMFRRFGPLKELETEVRQESTRARVVFKRGSDAEVAHSSVGKFNIFGSRQVTYEISYTPVISFKPTLTITPDPEGAI